A region from the uncultured Draconibacterium sp. genome encodes:
- a CDS encoding P-II family nitrogen regulator, protein MKKVEAVIRKTKFEEVKDALYEAGIEFFSFWDVRGVGQARQGRVYRGVVYDTSTIERIKLSIIVRDKNVDKTVQAILGSARTGEIGDGKVFILPIEESFRIRTGEAGDESLYIKGKEE, encoded by the coding sequence ATGAAAAAAGTTGAAGCAGTAATTCGCAAAACAAAATTTGAAGAGGTAAAAGATGCTCTTTATGAAGCAGGCATTGAATTCTTCTCTTTCTGGGATGTTAGAGGAGTTGGCCAGGCTCGCCAGGGTAGAGTATACCGTGGAGTTGTATACGACACCAGTACTATTGAAAGGATAAAATTATCCATTATTGTTCGTGATAAGAATGTTGACAAAACTGTTCAGGCCATTTTAGGATCTGCACGCACAGGAGAAATTGGTGACGGAAAAGTATTTATCCTGCCAATTGAAGAATCATTCCGTATCCGCACGGGCGAAGCAGGAGATGAATCGCTTTACATAAAAGGAAAAGAAGAATAA
- a CDS encoding glycosyltransferase family 39 protein, translating to MFDNRTIKIIFFLTVLLALVGYFSGLSIDVTRDAGKYATVSKEVFQNGNYLHLTIHGEPYDQKPPLLFWMGALGFAIGGVSNFWFKLPVLLLTMAGFYWAYRLGQSLYNRRVGLLTTIFLFFSIIYTMYSMDIHTDTPFQAFVILALWQLYEFIKTRKNRFWIVGFVAIGLSMLSKGPLGAALVGFAVLGHILLKRDFKFLLDVRWYLGVIVAFLVVSPALIGLWNQFGWDGIWFFFWENNVGRITGSYVHAKNDPIFYIHSLIYLFLPWCLLFFIAAFFDIRQLVKNRFKANEYFTFSGIWIFFIILNASSSQLPNYVFGIVPLMAVLLAKWVDIAIKGNGKFLVFLLRTQYIVVLVLWLFVALIAFYLFTGVPVFIFLTALTGIAVSLCIVYKTTNKTAKLILPSSIAFTVLFLLLNIHVYPFMFSHQAPPKAGRYFTENAMPGDVLYNYKYTQYELFFYSEPQAKQVSAEEDIAAIAGVKGSWVFTDSDGYEELQGLAFKPDTVMEYRHLYLNRGGRFINPKTRDTVLQPMYLVKY from the coding sequence ATGTTTGATAATAGAACAATAAAAATAATCTTTTTCCTAACGGTGTTACTCGCACTTGTGGGTTATTTTTCAGGACTCTCAATTGATGTAACTCGCGATGCCGGAAAATATGCTACCGTATCGAAGGAAGTTTTTCAGAATGGCAATTACCTGCATCTCACTATTCATGGAGAACCTTACGATCAGAAGCCACCACTGCTTTTTTGGATGGGGGCACTTGGCTTTGCCATTGGAGGGGTCTCAAATTTTTGGTTTAAGTTGCCCGTTTTGTTGTTAACTATGGCAGGTTTTTACTGGGCCTATCGTTTGGGGCAAAGTTTGTATAACAGGCGTGTTGGCCTTTTAACTACTATTTTTTTGTTTTTTTCCATTATCTATACAATGTATAGTATGGATATTCACACCGATACCCCTTTCCAGGCTTTCGTGATTTTGGCTTTATGGCAATTGTATGAGTTTATAAAAACCCGAAAGAATCGTTTCTGGATTGTTGGTTTTGTAGCAATCGGGTTATCGATGCTCTCTAAAGGTCCATTGGGGGCTGCATTGGTTGGGTTTGCAGTATTGGGGCATATTCTTTTGAAGAGGGATTTTAAGTTTTTGCTTGATGTGAGGTGGTATTTAGGGGTGATAGTAGCCTTTTTGGTTGTGAGCCCGGCTCTAATTGGTCTGTGGAATCAGTTTGGTTGGGATGGTATTTGGTTCTTCTTTTGGGAAAATAATGTGGGGCGGATTACAGGTTCGTATGTTCACGCAAAAAACGATCCTATATTTTACATTCATAGTTTAATATACCTGTTTTTGCCTTGGTGTTTGCTATTTTTTATTGCAGCCTTTTTTGACATACGGCAATTGGTAAAAAATAGATTTAAAGCGAATGAGTATTTTACTTTTAGCGGTATCTGGATTTTCTTCATTATTCTAAATGCATCCAGTAGTCAGCTCCCAAATTATGTGTTTGGTATTGTGCCATTAATGGCTGTTTTATTGGCCAAATGGGTTGATATTGCTATTAAAGGAAATGGCAAATTTTTGGTTTTCCTGTTGAGAACACAATATATCGTTGTATTGGTTCTCTGGCTTTTTGTAGCTTTGATTGCTTTTTATCTTTTTACCGGTGTTCCGGTTTTTATTTTCCTTACTGCATTAACCGGAATTGCTGTGAGTTTATGTATTGTGTATAAGACTACGAATAAGACGGCAAAATTAATATTGCCCTCATCTATAGCCTTTACGGTTTTGTTTTTGTTGTTAAATATCCATGTTTATCCTTTTATGTTTAGCCATCAGGCTCCCCCAAAAGCAGGGAGGTATTTTACCGAAAACGCAATGCCGGGCGATGTGCTTTACAATTATAAATACACGCAATACGAATTGTTCTTTTACAGCGAGCCACAAGCTAAACAGGTTTCTGCAGAGGAGGATATTGCTGCAATTGCAGGCGTGAAAGGGAGTTGGGTTTTTACAGATTCCGATGGGTATGAAGAACTGCAAGGACTTGCATTTAAACCCGACACAGTAATGGAATACCGGCATCTCTACTTAAATCGTGGTGGTCGGTTTATAAATCCTAAAACTCGCGATACGGTTTTGCAACCTATGTATCTTGTAAAATATTAG
- the argH gene encoding argininosuccinate lyase: MKLWDKGTPVNKAIEEFTVGKDRELDLYLATHDILGSMAHVTMLESVGLIEKDELPALLAELKNLYKIAEDGDFSIDEGVEDVHSQVEFLLTEKLGDLGKKIHSGRSRNDQVLLDLKLFTRDAIREIAETTALLIDVLLARAAETKDILMPGYTHLQVAMPSSFGLWFSAYAESLSDDLELLQSAYKITNQNPLGSAAGYGSSFPLKRQLTTDLLGFENMNYNVVYAQMGRGKVEKIVSFALANLAATLSKLAYDVCLFMSQNFNFVSLPTAFTTGSSIMPHKKNPDVFELTRARCNKLQGVPAQIGLIINNLPSGYFRDLQMVKEVFLPSFKEMNDCLNIVNLAIDKMEVNNTILNDNKYDYLFSVEEVNKLVLQGIPFREAYKQIGEQIENGNFSPEKSVNHSHEGSIGNLCLDSITKKKEKIMDKFLFNKIDEAKSSLLN, translated from the coding sequence ATGAAACTCTGGGATAAAGGAACACCTGTAAACAAAGCAATCGAAGAATTTACTGTTGGCAAAGACCGCGAGCTGGATTTATACCTGGCAACGCACGATATTTTAGGATCGATGGCACATGTTACCATGCTCGAATCGGTTGGCCTTATTGAAAAAGATGAACTACCCGCCTTACTGGCAGAACTTAAAAACCTATACAAAATAGCCGAAGACGGAGATTTCAGCATCGACGAAGGAGTGGAAGATGTGCACTCGCAGGTCGAATTTTTACTTACTGAGAAGCTGGGTGATCTGGGCAAAAAAATACATAGCGGGCGCTCGCGCAACGACCAGGTTTTGCTCGACCTCAAGCTTTTTACCCGCGACGCTATTCGCGAAATTGCAGAAACAACAGCCTTGCTTATCGACGTTTTATTAGCGCGTGCAGCCGAAACTAAAGATATTTTAATGCCGGGCTACACCCATCTTCAGGTGGCGATGCCATCATCGTTCGGTCTCTGGTTTAGCGCCTACGCCGAAAGCTTATCCGACGACCTGGAGCTTTTGCAGTCTGCATACAAAATCACCAACCAGAATCCATTGGGTTCAGCAGCCGGCTATGGCTCATCATTTCCACTAAAAAGGCAACTAACAACCGACCTGCTGGGTTTCGAAAACATGAATTACAACGTAGTGTATGCACAAATGGGAAGAGGCAAGGTGGAAAAAATTGTTTCATTCGCCTTAGCTAACCTGGCAGCAACACTTTCAAAGCTGGCCTACGACGTATGTTTATTCATGAGCCAGAACTTTAATTTTGTAAGCCTGCCGACCGCATTTACTACAGGCTCGAGCATTATGCCGCACAAAAAAAATCCCGATGTATTTGAACTAACACGCGCACGTTGCAATAAACTACAGGGGGTTCCGGCACAAATTGGTTTAATCATTAATAATTTACCAAGTGGCTATTTCCGCGACCTCCAGATGGTAAAAGAGGTTTTTCTGCCTTCTTTTAAAGAAATGAACGACTGCCTGAACATTGTAAATCTGGCAATCGATAAAATGGAAGTCAACAATACCATTTTAAACGACAATAAATACGACTATCTGTTTAGTGTGGAAGAAGTGAACAAGCTTGTTCTTCAGGGCATCCCTTTTCGTGAAGCCTATAAACAAATTGGCGAACAAATTGAAAACGGCAACTTTTCGCCGGAAAAGAGCGTAAACCATAGCCACGAAGGGAGCATCGGGAATTTATGCCTGGATAGTATTACGAAAAAGAAAGAAAAAATCATGGACAAATTTCTATTTAACAAAATAGATGAAGCCAAAAGTTCCTTACTGAACTAA
- a CDS encoding glycosyltransferase family 39 protein, producing the protein MIKITSKRKFGADRTVSVLIGAFILFTYVLGLFVPVTSDAGKYAAISRIIYETGDWINLTIHFEPYLQKPPLLFWITAPFYFLFGPSEVAFKLPVLLYSVLAIYSTYRFARLFYSRQTARLAAIMLATSEFYFLFHNDIHTDVLLTANVIFAMWQLAAYFKQKRLINMLLAGLGIGLALISKGPIGVFVPLTAVFAHLIYTRRLKDVFNLKIVAGALLCLLILALGLTGLYNQFGWEGLRFFFWENNAGRISGRIKGSSVDYFFYFHTALYIFLPWGILFFLSWFFEIKSLLKKKSIELYSLGAIVPYWIVISVAQAQSPHYFMVLSPFMAVLSAKWLVFFLQSERHRGMKKALSVIQYITIVFMWVLILGLCLYAFPSKSFLFWGGLIVLMVPMLLPLPQTQINRIMLRSVIAIVALSFSINAHLFPAVFKYQSVIPACNTFNNRAKEGEMLNSYLSQHRELFFYAKTPGYFLYDSADLKKCLTRQKSTWIYTNDEGLQQIAESGASFELVESFKHRSLSGFTPGFINPATRHSRLKNMHLVHISPASN; encoded by the coding sequence ATGATAAAAATTACCAGCAAAAGAAAGTTTGGTGCCGATAGAACTGTTTCTGTATTGATTGGGGCTTTTATTTTATTCACTTATGTGTTGGGGCTTTTTGTTCCGGTAACAAGCGATGCCGGGAAGTATGCTGCAATCAGCCGCATTATCTATGAAACGGGGGACTGGATTAATCTCACCATTCATTTTGAGCCTTATCTTCAAAAACCTCCGTTGCTTTTTTGGATTACTGCACCGTTTTATTTCTTGTTCGGGCCATCGGAAGTTGCTTTTAAATTGCCGGTGCTCTTGTACTCGGTGCTTGCCATTTATTCTACCTATCGTTTTGCACGATTATTTTACAGCAGGCAAACAGCACGGCTGGCTGCAATTATGCTGGCTACTTCCGAATTTTATTTTCTTTTTCACAACGATATTCATACCGATGTGTTACTAACTGCCAACGTAATTTTTGCCATGTGGCAGTTGGCGGCTTATTTTAAACAAAAAAGGTTGATTAATATGCTGTTGGCGGGGTTAGGTATTGGCCTTGCCCTTATTTCAAAAGGACCAATTGGCGTTTTTGTCCCGCTTACTGCAGTGTTTGCACATCTTATTTATACCCGCCGCCTAAAAGATGTGTTTAACTTAAAAATAGTTGCAGGTGCCCTGCTTTGTTTACTGATACTCGCCCTTGGTTTAACCGGATTGTATAATCAGTTTGGCTGGGAAGGACTCCGGTTTTTCTTTTGGGAGAATAATGCGGGCCGTATTTCAGGAAGAATTAAAGGAAGTAGTGTGGATTATTTCTTTTATTTCCATACAGCCTTGTACATTTTTCTGCCCTGGGGAATTTTATTTTTTCTATCGTGGTTTTTCGAAATTAAGTCGCTGCTGAAAAAGAAGAGTATAGAGTTATATAGTTTAGGAGCTATTGTGCCTTACTGGATTGTTATTTCGGTTGCACAGGCTCAGTCGCCCCATTATTTTATGGTGTTGTCGCCTTTTATGGCCGTTTTATCAGCCAAGTGGCTTGTGTTCTTTTTACAATCAGAGCGTCATAGGGGTATGAAAAAGGCTCTTAGTGTTATACAGTATATAACTATTGTATTTATGTGGGTGTTGATATTAGGCCTTTGCCTGTATGCTTTTCCGTCGAAAAGTTTTTTGTTTTGGGGAGGCTTGATTGTTTTGATGGTGCCCATGCTTCTGCCCTTGCCACAAACCCAAATAAATAGAATAATGCTCAGGTCGGTAATTGCAATAGTTGCATTAAGTTTTTCAATTAATGCGCATTTATTTCCGGCTGTATTTAAATACCAATCGGTAATACCTGCATGCAATACATTTAATAATAGGGCAAAAGAAGGAGAAATGTTGAACTCTTATCTTTCGCAGCACCGCGAATTGTTTTTTTATGCAAAAACGCCCGGATACTTTCTATATGATTCAGCAGATTTGAAAAAGTGCCTGACCAGGCAAAAAAGTACCTGGATTTATACTAACGATGAAGGATTGCAGCAAATTGCAGAAAGCGGAGCAAGTTTTGAGTTGGTTGAGTCGTTTAAACATCGTAGCCTTTCAGGATTCACCCCGGGATTTATAAATCCTGCAACACGCCATAGTCGTTTAAAAAATATGCACTTGGTACATATTTCCCCTGCTTCCAACTAA
- a CDS encoding glycosyltransferase family 39 protein: protein MITFSFRKSSFLLVPFLFLIYSAPSTLEYLFFFPDEKYYTDAVMQMMEKDDYFTPYQADGEPRFKKPVLTYWVLMASYKLFGVSRISSRLFFWLAGALLVFVCYLMAKSLSGSKKIALTAAFITAANPLVLMSAGRSIPDILLVLFLTLSAWGFLEILISNEPKRKYYWLAYMGAALAFETKGFPAAAFAGASMLFLLFNPWQKVKLTKLLDPLVVGVAVVVALSWFVLMYVQHGAEFWSFFFADQVGERVSSKTVQVFKNTFLGVINLGAFLLPWIVLLFKKPRKLLQFSKQIENNVKAVFGFIILWVVLIIMMSGAVFKFYDRYLLPVIPLVSIMLAWYFVQNKVLFKKTTLHVFLFLNSVVLVLGVVVVFFVIAHPVLIVGICFSIFMFVVYGIKWAKTISNEIAIANALGLLYFNVFALLFPLLMPNTGSQLVQRLELEGVDKNSKVYVYGNIRTAASVRIYSENRFDVVSMDTTFVLPESEKDFVVVNQKEMDKLDLTNFDVVVGAEEWSGIKSEKFPGFLQEAVDELKENGSRYFIATRKND from the coding sequence ATGATTACGTTCAGTTTTCGCAAATCTAGCTTTCTGCTCGTGCCATTTTTGTTTTTAATTTATTCGGCACCAAGTACCCTGGAATATCTTTTTTTCTTTCCGGATGAGAAGTATTATACCGATGCGGTTATGCAGATGATGGAAAAGGATGATTATTTTACGCCATACCAGGCCGATGGCGAGCCACGTTTTAAAAAACCGGTGCTTACTTATTGGGTTCTAATGGCGAGCTACAAGTTATTTGGTGTAAGTCGAATATCTTCGCGATTGTTTTTTTGGTTAGCCGGAGCGTTGTTGGTTTTTGTGTGTTACCTGATGGCAAAATCGCTCTCGGGTAGTAAAAAGATTGCACTCACCGCCGCATTTATAACTGCGGCAAATCCTTTGGTTTTAATGAGTGCAGGCAGGTCGATCCCCGACATTTTACTGGTTTTGTTTTTAACACTCAGCGCGTGGGGCTTTCTTGAAATCCTGATCAGTAATGAGCCAAAAAGAAAGTACTACTGGCTGGCGTATATGGGGGCAGCTTTGGCTTTTGAAACCAAAGGTTTTCCTGCAGCTGCATTTGCAGGAGCAAGTATGTTGTTTTTACTCTTCAATCCATGGCAAAAAGTTAAATTGACAAAATTGCTCGACCCGTTGGTTGTAGGGGTGGCTGTAGTAGTGGCATTAAGTTGGTTTGTATTAATGTATGTACAGCATGGCGCAGAGTTTTGGTCGTTCTTTTTTGCCGATCAGGTTGGCGAGAGAGTTTCATCTAAAACAGTTCAGGTGTTTAAAAATACATTCTTGGGAGTCATAAATCTGGGTGCTTTTTTATTGCCCTGGATTGTTCTTCTTTTTAAGAAACCAAGGAAACTACTCCAATTTTCCAAACAAATCGAAAACAACGTGAAGGCTGTGTTTGGCTTTATTATTCTTTGGGTTGTTCTAATAATTATGATGTCAGGGGCTGTTTTTAAATTTTACGACCGGTATTTATTGCCGGTAATTCCTCTTGTTTCAATAATGCTGGCCTGGTATTTTGTGCAAAACAAAGTTTTGTTTAAAAAGACCACCTTGCATGTTTTCCTGTTTTTAAATAGCGTGGTTTTGGTATTGGGCGTTGTTGTTGTATTTTTTGTTATTGCACATCCGGTTTTAATTGTCGGGATTTGTTTTAGCATTTTTATGTTTGTTGTTTATGGTATAAAGTGGGCTAAAACTATTTCGAATGAAATTGCTATCGCAAACGCCCTGGGATTGTTGTACTTTAATGTATTTGCGTTGTTGTTTCCTTTGCTAATGCCAAATACGGGGAGCCAGTTGGTTCAGCGCCTGGAGTTGGAAGGTGTGGATAAGAATAGCAAGGTTTATGTATATGGCAATATTCGTACAGCTGCCAGTGTGCGTATCTATTCTGAAAACCGGTTTGATGTTGTAAGTATGGATACTACCTTTGTTCTGCCCGAATCAGAAAAAGATTTTGTGGTTGTTAATCAAAAGGAAATGGATAAGCTTGATTTGACCAATTTCGATGTTGTGGTTGGAGCAGAAGAATGGTCGGGGATAAAGTCTGAGAAGTTCCCCGGATTTCTGCAAGAAGCAGTTGATGAGTTAAAAGAAAACGGTAGCAGATATTTTATTGCAACACGCAAAAATGATTAA